Genomic DNA from Bacteroidota bacterium:
AACTACCTCCAGGTTTAACACATAATCTTTTGTAACACCATATTTTACTGCTCGTGGGCCACCCGAATTTTCTGCAATGTTTCCGCCTAAAAAACAACTTCCTTTGCTTGCCGGATCGGGTGGGTAGTACAGCCCTTTTTCAATAACAGCATTTTGAAATACTTCATTAATTACAGCGGGTTCTACAGTTGCTTGTAAGTTGCGTTCGTCAATTTCTAGTATTTTATTTAAACGCTCAACCGACAATAAAATTCCTCCATGTATTGGCAAGGCACCTCCGCTTAAACCTGTACCTGCGGCTCTAGGTGTAACGGGAATTTTTTCTTTGTTTGCTAATTGCAGTATTTGGCTAATTTCTTTTGCGTTGACTGGCTTTACAACCACTTCTGGTTTATATACTAAATCTTCAGTTTCGTCATGACCATAATTTTTTAGCGCATCTTCATCTGTTAATACAAATGCATCACCTACTATTTGCTTTAACTGTTGTACTATAGATGGATTTATTTTTGAGTAATAAGACATTTTAAAATTGATTTATGCATATTTCAAAAAAAATTACCATTTGCCACCTGCACCGCCACCGCCAAAACTTCCGCCCCCAAATCCTCCAAAACCGCCACCGCCTGAACTTCCTCCAAATCCACCGCCACCAAATCCTCCCCACGTATTGCCGTAGTATCCACCTCTGCGCCCCATTGAGTATGCGCCTCCATTAAATTTGTTAGAAATGGATGCAATAATAATTACAATAATAATGATAAGTATAATAGTGCTTAGTGACGTGTTGCTTTTCTTTTTTAGGTGAATGTTGTATTCCTCTTTGGCTGCTAGCATTAAAGCATTTGTAGCATCCTCCAATCCTTGGTAATAATCTCCATTTTTGAAATTAGGAATAAGTTCGTTTTCAATAATATGTTTTGTTGTGATGTCCGGTATTCGACCTTCGAGACCTCTTCCTATTGCAATAAATACATCTCGTTCGTTTTTGTTTTCCGATGGCTTTATTAATAGGACAATTCCGTTATCATTTTTAGCTGTTCCAATTCCCCATTTCTCGCCAATGCGAACGGCATAATCAGAAGCTTCTAATCCATTCAGGTCGTCAGCAATAATTATGGCAATTTGATTTGAGGTGCTATCGCTAAAACGAACTAGTTTTTGTTCCAGCGCATTTTGTTGGTCTTTACTTATAAAATCAGGAAACTGTTTGGATAAGTTTGTAACCAATGTGGGTGGAGATGGCTTATCTGGGAGATTGTCATTTTGTGCAATTAAAAAACTAGATAGGAGTAGGAGTAGGTATGTGAAAATATTTTTCAAAACTATAAATTTAGAGTGTGAATAATTTAGTTGAACGATATGTCATTTTTTAATTCGTTTTTGTCTTCGGCATGGTAGGGGAAATACAATTTTAATTTTTCTCCTGCCATGGCAATTCCTTCACACAGCCCTTCGGTAAATTCATTTTTTTTGAATTTTTCTAACATGTGATTTTTTATTGATTCCCAAAAATCAGGAGGAACCGCTTTGTCTATTCCATCATCGCCAATAATCGCAAATCGTTTATCTTTTACAGCTAAATAAAAAAGCACTCCATTACGTTTTTCTGTTTCGTGCATTTTTAGAGATGTAAAAAGGCGCATACTATATGCTACTACATTTTCATCACAATATTCTTCTAGATGCACTCGTATTTCTCCGGATGTGTCAAGCTCCGCATTTGCAATAGCTTCTACAATTTTATTGGTTTGTTCTTTTGTAAAGAAATTTTTAGCGTTTGCCATTTGATTCTTTTTAAATTAAAAATGCATCTTTCGAAAAATTTATGTGCTATTCCCACTCAATGGTAGCAGGTGGTTTAGAGCTTATGTCGTACACAACTCTGTTTATTCCTTTCGTTTTATTTATTATTTCGTTAGATACTTTTGCTAAAAAGTCATACGGTAGGTGGCACCAATCTGCTGTCATTCCATCGGTTGATGTTACCGCTCTTAGAGCAACCACATTTTCATAGGTTCTTTCATCGCCCATTACACCAACAGATTTTACAGGAAGTAAAATACAGCCTGCTTGCCACACACTTTTATACAAACCACTTTCTTTTAGGTTTTCAATAAATATTGCATCAGCTTCTTGAGTTAATCTTACCTTTTCTTCTGTGATGTCGCCTAAAATTCTGATCGCAAGACCCGGGCCCGGAAAAGGATGACGCCCAAGAATAGTATCGCTTATTCCTAATTCTTTTCCTACGGCACGCACTTCATCTTTAAATAAGGCGCTAAGTGGTTCCACAACTTGTAGATTCATTTTTGCCGGCAATCCACCTACATTATGATGTGATTTGATTGTAGCAGAAGGTCCTTTTACCGAAACAGATTCAATAACATCAGGATAGATAGTTCCTTGACCAAGCCATTTTATTTTGTTTTCTAATTTGCTATTTAACGATTTTGCCTCCTCATCAAACACCTCGATAAACAATCGTCCAATTATTTTTCTTTTGGTTTCGGGGTCGCTTACATCTTTTAGTTCTGAATAAAATTTTTCGGAAGCATCTACACCTTTAATGTTGAGCCCCATTTTTTCATACGCTTTTAATACTTCAGCGTATTCATTTTTTCGAAGTAAACCATTGTTTACAAAAATACAGTATAAGTTTTTTCCAATAGTGCGCTGTAATAATACTGCCGCTACCGTTGAATCTACGCCACCGGAAAGAGCCATTATAACAGGATCGTCAGACAGTTTGAGTTTAAGTTTGGTTATTGTTTCTTCTATAAAAGAAAATGCTGTCCACGATTGGTCGCATTTACATACACTTACAGCAAAGTTTTTAAGAATTGTGGAGCCTTGTGTAGAATGAAATACTTCCGGGTGAAATTGTATTCCGAATACTTTTTTATCAGTTAATTCAAAACCTGCAACCGGAATGTCAGATGTACTTGCGGTTACAACAGCATTGGATGGAGCTTTGGAAATAGTGTCTCCATGGCTCATCCACACTTGTGTGTTTTCCGTTATGTCTTTGAATAAAGCAGTAGATGAGTTTACCTTAGATAGATTAGCTCTTCCGTACTCTCTTATTTTAGATGGCAATACTTCTCCTCCCGATGTTTGTGCAATTAATTGTGCTCCGTAACATATTCCTAAAACAGGAGCTTTTTCTGCTAACTTTTCCCAATCAGGTTTGGGTGATGCTTCATCTCTCACAGAAAATGGGCTGCCTGAAAGTATATAGCCTTTTACAGTTTTGTTTTGCGATTGTATATATTTTTCTATTTGTGTAAAAGGGTGTATTTCGCAGTAAATGTTTAATTCTCTTATACGCCTTGCTATTAGCTGTGTATATTGAGAGCCAAAATCGAATATGATGATAGATTGGTGCATATGTGTTTTATTTTTCGGTAATAATATACATGGTTGGTTC
This window encodes:
- a CDS encoding TPM domain-containing protein encodes the protein MKNIFTYLLLLLSSFLIAQNDNLPDKPSPPTLVTNLSKQFPDFISKDQQNALEQKLVRFSDSTSNQIAIIIADDLNGLEASDYAVRIGEKWGIGTAKNDNGIVLLIKPSENKNERDVFIAIGRGLEGRIPDITTKHIIENELIPNFKNGDYYQGLEDATNALMLAAKEEYNIHLKKKSNTSLSTIILIIIIVIIIASISNKFNGGAYSMGRRGGYYGNTWGGFGGGGFGGSSGGGGFGGFGGGSFGGGGAGGKW
- a CDS encoding TPM domain-containing protein, encoding MANAKNFFTKEQTNKIVEAIANAELDTSGEIRVHLEEYCDENVVAYSMRLFTSLKMHETEKRNGVLFYLAVKDKRFAIIGDDGIDKAVPPDFWESIKNHMLEKFKKNEFTEGLCEGIAMAGEKLKLYFPYHAEDKNELKNDISFN
- the guaA gene encoding glutamine-hydrolyzing GMP synthase, which encodes MHQSIIIFDFGSQYTQLIARRIRELNIYCEIHPFTQIEKYIQSQNKTVKGYILSGSPFSVRDEASPKPDWEKLAEKAPVLGICYGAQLIAQTSGGEVLPSKIREYGRANLSKVNSSTALFKDITENTQVWMSHGDTISKAPSNAVVTASTSDIPVAGFELTDKKVFGIQFHPEVFHSTQGSTILKNFAVSVCKCDQSWTAFSFIEETITKLKLKLSDDPVIMALSGGVDSTVAAVLLQRTIGKNLYCIFVNNGLLRKNEYAEVLKAYEKMGLNIKGVDASEKFYSELKDVSDPETKRKIIGRLFIEVFDEEAKSLNSKLENKIKWLGQGTIYPDVIESVSVKGPSATIKSHHNVGGLPAKMNLQVVEPLSALFKDEVRAVGKELGISDTILGRHPFPGPGLAIRILGDITEEKVRLTQEADAIFIENLKESGLYKSVWQAGCILLPVKSVGVMGDERTYENVVALRAVTSTDGMTADWCHLPYDFLAKVSNEIINKTKGINRVVYDISSKPPATIEWE